The following proteins come from a genomic window of Proteinivorax hydrogeniformans:
- the pyrB gene encoding aspartate carbamoyltransferase — MKLNCKHLCHSLDLSLEELDYLFNLAKEMKKNPAKYSNSLAGHILGTLFFEPSTRTRLSFESAMLRLGGQVLGFSDSDQSSAKKGEGLWDTVRVMDGYCDIMVIRHPKEGSSLLASEYSQVPVINGGDGGHQHPTQTLTDLFTIVTEKGSLENKNFAFVGDLKHGRTVHSTLLALARYKGNKFTLISPSELKIPAYLREQLTKMGAEFEESTDLKSAISDADVLYSTRIQKERFFNEEDYLKLKDNYIINNCVLSHGKKDMLVLHPLPRVNEISIEVDSDPRAGFFRQAKLGVYIRMALIHTLIKGGHTNA; from the coding sequence ATGAAATTAAACTGTAAACATTTGTGTCATTCTTTAGATTTATCTTTGGAGGAGTTAGACTATCTTTTTAATTTAGCAAAAGAAATGAAAAAAAATCCTGCTAAGTATAGCAACTCACTAGCAGGACATATTTTAGGAACGTTGTTTTTTGAACCCAGTACTCGAACCCGACTTAGCTTTGAATCTGCAATGCTTAGGTTGGGTGGTCAAGTGTTGGGTTTTTCTGATTCCGATCAAAGTTCTGCAAAAAAAGGGGAAGGCCTTTGGGACACCGTAAGAGTTATGGACGGGTATTGCGATATTATGGTTATACGCCATCCAAAAGAGGGTTCCTCATTATTAGCGTCAGAGTACTCACAGGTGCCTGTTATAAACGGTGGTGACGGAGGACATCAACATCCCACTCAAACTCTTACCGACTTATTTACAATAGTTACTGAAAAAGGTAGTTTAGAAAACAAAAACTTTGCTTTTGTAGGAGACTTAAAGCATGGGCGAACTGTTCATTCTACACTGCTTGCTTTAGCTAGATATAAAGGAAACAAGTTTACACTTATCTCTCCTTCAGAGCTTAAAATTCCTGCTTACCTAAGAGAACAACTTACTAAAATGGGCGCAGAGTTTGAAGAAAGCACAGACTTAAAATCAGCAATTTCTGATGCCGATGTGCTATATTCGACGAGAATTCAAAAAGAACGCTTTTTCAATGAAGAAGACTATCTAAAACTAAAAGATAACTACATCATCAACAACTGTGTGTTATCACACGGCAAAAAAGATATGCTTGTCCTTCACCCCTTACCTAGAGTTAATGAGATTTCAATAGAAGTGGATAGCGACCCACGAGCTGGTTTTTTCCGCCAAGCAAAGCTGGGAGTCTATATTCGCATGGCATTAATTCATACACTAATTAAAGGGGGACATACCAATGCTTAA
- a CDS encoding dihydroorotase: MLFKNGSIFIKGKLSKADILVESGKIVKISDKIEKDLPSVDITGKVVLPGFIDIHTHLRTPGQEYKENIESGTKAAVAGGFTAVCAMPNTNPVLDNKKEIARFLERGKKEGVCKVFAFSSKTFQQQGRELVNFEAVSDMVIGFSDDGQPVVEKDMMEKALLKGSSLNKTIVSHCEVKEDGHINKGEVSEKLGIKGISNKSEWQMVKREIGLAKRHNTPVHIAHVSTKESVNLIAEAKRNGVPVTAEACPHHFLLTDKAVEEMGAIAKVNPPLRSEADRLAVLDAIKTGVIDAVATDHAPHSPEEKMEVEKSPFGIVGLETTAKLMLDLVNKGKLTLAKVVELLSEKPHKILGLTGGEIKQGVPADLTIVDMDKEYIIEEKPRFSKGQKTPFAFKAGKGDVHMTIVDGNIAYKNNEKEG, translated from the coding sequence ATGCTCTTTAAAAATGGAAGTATCTTTATAAAAGGTAAGCTAAGCAAAGCAGATATTTTAGTGGAAAGTGGCAAGATAGTAAAGATTTCAGATAAGATAGAAAAAGACCTACCATCTGTAGATATTACAGGCAAAGTTGTGCTCCCTGGATTTATAGATATCCATACTCACCTACGTACCCCCGGGCAAGAATATAAAGAAAATATAGAGTCGGGGACAAAGGCAGCAGTGGCAGGTGGGTTTACGGCGGTTTGTGCCATGCCAAACACCAACCCAGTATTAGATAACAAAAAAGAAATTGCTAGATTTCTTGAAAGGGGAAAAAAAGAGGGTGTATGTAAAGTGTTTGCTTTTTCTAGCAAAACTTTTCAGCAGCAAGGTAGAGAATTAGTAAATTTTGAGGCTGTATCTGATATGGTGATTGGATTTTCAGATGACGGTCAGCCGGTAGTAGAAAAAGATATGATGGAAAAGGCGCTATTAAAAGGTAGTAGTTTGAATAAGACTATTGTTTCTCACTGTGAAGTAAAAGAAGACGGACATATAAATAAAGGTGAAGTAAGCGAAAAATTAGGGATAAAAGGCATTTCCAACAAATCTGAGTGGCAGATGGTCAAAAGGGAGATAGGGCTTGCTAAAAGGCATAATACACCTGTGCATATAGCGCATGTTAGTACTAAAGAAAGTGTAAATCTTATAGCAGAAGCTAAAAGAAATGGAGTGCCAGTTACAGCGGAGGCTTGCCCCCATCACTTTTTATTAACCGACAAAGCTGTTGAAGAAATGGGGGCAATTGCAAAGGTTAACCCTCCTCTTAGAAGCGAAGCAGACAGGCTAGCTGTTTTAGATGCAATAAAAACTGGAGTAATAGATGCAGTAGCTACAGATCATGCACCTCATAGTCCTGAGGAGAAAATGGAGGTTGAAAAATCTCCATTTGGAATTGTAGGGTTAGAGACTACAGCAAAGCTTATGTTGGATTTAGTCAACAAAGGGAAGCTTACACTAGCTAAAGTTGTGGAGTTATTAAGCGAAAAACCCCATAAAATATTAGGGCTTACAGGCGGAGAAATTAAACAAGGTGTACCAGCTGACCTTACCATAGTTGATATGGATAAAGAGTATATCATAGAAGAAAAACCTAGATTTTCTAAGGGACAAAAAACACCCTTTGCCTTTAAAGCAGGAAAGGGTGATGTTCACATGACTATAGTCGATGGGAACATAGCTTATAAAAATAATGAGAAGGAGGGGTAA